One genomic region from Thermoleptolyngbya sichuanensis A183 encodes:
- a CDS encoding DUF1824 family protein — translation MTDSKAIALTCDQAHRLLKQFDCQTAASVQSAEEKASLREALRLVAQHSDYQMLGVCASSQAEGWAALEQYAIALGYAPQPPAVSLEGPVYLKFNPKSSLCYVDTYPGEHRGVLVSCQSADPDDINDLYGHLPLDLWD, via the coding sequence ATGACGGATTCTAAGGCGATCGCCCTCACCTGCGACCAGGCCCATCGCCTGCTCAAGCAGTTCGATTGTCAGACTGCTGCGTCTGTGCAGTCGGCTGAAGAAAAAGCGAGTCTCCGTGAAGCGCTGAGGCTGGTCGCACAGCACTCGGATTACCAAATGCTAGGGGTTTGCGCCAGTTCTCAGGCAGAAGGTTGGGCTGCTCTAGAACAATATGCGATCGCCCTTGGCTATGCACCCCAGCCGCCAGCGGTTTCGCTGGAAGGCCCGGTCTATCTCAAGTTCAATCCCAAATCAAGCCTGTGCTACGTAGACACTTATCCTGGTGAGCATCGCGGCGTGCTAGTTTCCTGTCAGTCTGCTGATCCCGACGACATCAACGACCTCTATGGGCATCTACCCCTAGATTTGTGGGATTAG
- a CDS encoding 16S rRNA (cytosine(967)-C(5))-methyltransferase yields MSQTVGQNLRQVALDALRDVERGAFADAALDKRLHRGDLSERDCRLATELVYGCVRRQRTLDALISQLATKPADQQPPNLRLILHLGLYQLRYLSHIPPSAAVDTTVDLAKGNGFAGLAGFVNGLLRGYIRQAAEREAGDPLNLPADPVSRIGIAHSMPDWIVQQWIAQFGETDAEQLCNWFNQPPSIDLRVNPLRASVEQVEAAMQAADVAVERLTGFPQALRLRNHRGAIPALPGYAEGWWSVQDASAQLVGMLLDPQPGETVIDACAAPGGKTTHLAELMGDRGVVWAGDRSANRLKKVLQNAERLQLTSIQLCPGDSRTLTQFPKQADRVLLDAPCSGLGTLHRHADARWRQTPDSVQELSQLQAELLHRVATWVKPGGTLVYATCTLHPDENERVVQDFLAAQPQWKIDLLPTDHPAIQFQQPQGWLRILPHQHDLDGFFMARLISSDRTLPAGNPDQGDMAK; encoded by the coding sequence ATGAGTCAAACTGTAGGCCAAAACTTGAGGCAGGTTGCCCTAGACGCGCTGCGGGATGTAGAGCGGGGCGCATTTGCCGATGCGGCGCTGGACAAACGGCTGCACCGGGGTGATCTGTCGGAGCGCGATTGCCGCTTGGCCACCGAACTGGTCTACGGCTGTGTGCGGCGACAGCGCACCCTCGATGCCCTAATTAGCCAACTGGCCACAAAACCCGCCGACCAGCAGCCGCCCAATCTGCGACTCATCTTGCATTTGGGACTTTATCAACTGCGCTATCTCAGCCACATTCCCCCCTCGGCGGCAGTCGATACAACCGTAGACCTGGCCAAGGGCAACGGCTTTGCAGGGCTGGCGGGTTTCGTGAACGGGCTGCTGCGGGGGTATATTCGACAAGCCGCAGAGCGCGAGGCGGGTGACCCGCTGAACCTGCCAGCCGACCCGGTTTCGCGCATCGGCATTGCACACAGTATGCCCGACTGGATCGTGCAGCAGTGGATCGCCCAATTTGGCGAAACTGATGCTGAGCAACTCTGCAACTGGTTTAATCAGCCGCCCAGTATTGACCTGCGGGTAAATCCCCTGCGGGCTTCGGTAGAACAGGTGGAGGCCGCCATGCAGGCGGCGGACGTAGCCGTGGAACGGTTGACGGGCTTTCCCCAAGCGCTGCGGCTGCGAAACCATCGGGGCGCAATTCCAGCGCTACCGGGCTATGCAGAGGGCTGGTGGTCGGTGCAGGATGCCAGCGCCCAGCTTGTGGGGATGCTGCTCGACCCGCAGCCTGGGGAAACGGTGATCGATGCCTGCGCTGCGCCGGGCGGCAAGACGACGCACCTGGCAGAACTGATGGGCGATCGCGGCGTGGTTTGGGCGGGCGATCGCAGCGCCAACCGCCTCAAAAAAGTGCTGCAAAATGCCGAACGACTGCAACTCACCAGCATCCAACTCTGTCCTGGCGACAGCCGCACCCTCACCCAGTTCCCCAAGCAGGCAGACCGGGTGCTGCTGGATGCGCCCTGTTCGGGACTGGGCACGCTGCACCGCCATGCCGATGCCCGCTGGCGGCAAACCCCCGACTCTGTGCAGGAGCTTTCCCAGCTACAGGCTGAACTGCTGCACCGCGTCGCTACCTGGGTCAAACCGGGCGGTACGCTGGTCTATGCTACCTGCACGCTGCATCCTGACGAAAACGAGCGCGTTGTGCAGGATTTTCTGGCCGCCCAGCCTCAGTGGAAAATCGACCTGCTGCCCACCGATCATCCCGCTATCCAGTTTCAACAGCCGCAGGGCTGGCTTCGCATTTTGCCCCATCAGCACGACCTGGATGGCTTTTTTATGGCAAGACTGATTTCCAGCGACCGCACCCTGCCTGCTGGCAATCCAGATCAGGGGGATATGGCAAAATAA
- a CDS encoding class I SAM-dependent methyltransferase, with translation MSSFNHASVPEQNSSYVQPNLLGLVSKLSLYARKRMVRSLLDLARPTPDTTVLDVGVTLDRREDCNFFEKAYPYPDRITAVGLEDASFLEQEFPGLKFVQANALDLPFADQSFDLVVSFAVIEHVGSRAQQRAFVQELCRVGKQVYIATPNRWYPVEFHTILPLIHWLPARWFRRILRLLGHDFWAKEANLNLLTLSEFKQLFPPDLTLYYRPTRLLGWVSNLSLFAVRR, from the coding sequence ATGAGTTCCTTCAATCATGCATCTGTCCCAGAGCAGAATAGCAGCTACGTTCAACCCAATCTGCTGGGGTTAGTCAGCAAGCTGTCGCTCTATGCCCGCAAGCGAATGGTGCGATCGCTCCTCGATCTGGCCCGGCCCACCCCCGACACTACAGTACTCGATGTCGGCGTAACGCTCGATCGCCGCGAAGACTGCAACTTTTTTGAAAAGGCCTATCCCTATCCAGACCGCATCACCGCCGTTGGGCTAGAGGATGCATCCTTCCTTGAACAGGAGTTTCCGGGCCTAAAGTTTGTCCAGGCAAACGCCCTAGATTTGCCCTTTGCCGATCAGAGCTTTGACCTGGTGGTGAGCTTTGCCGTCATTGAACACGTCGGCAGTCGGGCACAGCAGCGAGCCTTCGTTCAGGAACTCTGCCGCGTCGGAAAACAAGTCTATATCGCCACGCCCAACCGCTGGTATCCGGTGGAATTTCACACCATCTTGCCGCTGATTCACTGGCTGCCGGCCCGCTGGTTTCGGCGAATTTTGCGGCTTTTGGGACACGATTTTTGGGCAAAAGAAGCCAACCTCAACCTGCTGACGCTCTCGGAGTTTAAGCAACTGTTCCCGCCCGACCTGACGCTCTACTATCGCCCGACCCGGCTGCTGGGCTGGGTGTCGAACCTGTCGCTGTTCGCCGTTCGCCGTTGA
- a CDS encoding glycosyltransferase family 2 protein, whose translation MHPVDGHPVDTHPVEGRLEGQLREQLNGAESHTAAPALSVVVPIYNEVESLPRLIEAIASTLQASGMDYEIVCVDDGSKDGSTALLKQLAQQRTDLRAVLLRRNYGQTAAMAAGFNHARGAVIVTLDGDLQNDPADIPMLVAKLNEGYDLVSGWRKHRQDAALTRLLPSKIANALIGSVTGVKLHDYGCSLKAYRTEVVEDMNLYGELHRFLPALAYIEGARITEVPVRHHARQFGKSKYGLGRTVRVVMDLFTIAFMKKFLTRPMHVFGLWGLVLMGTSTLVGLYLGFLKFVRGQDIGDRPLLILAVVLFLAGVQLFCFGLLAELLMRTYHESQGRPIYRVREVAGPGSSPPLRQPPN comes from the coding sequence ATGCATCCAGTTGATGGGCATCCGGTGGATACGCATCCGGTTGAGGGGCGACTAGAGGGGCAGCTAAGGGAGCAGCTAAATGGGGCAGAGAGCCATACCGCTGCACCAGCCCTCTCGGTGGTGGTGCCGATTTACAACGAAGTGGAGAGCCTGCCCCGGCTGATCGAGGCGATCGCCTCCACGCTCCAAGCCAGCGGGATGGACTACGAAATCGTCTGCGTTGATGACGGCTCCAAAGACGGCTCCACTGCCCTGCTGAAGCAACTAGCACAACAGCGCACCGACTTGCGGGCCGTGCTGCTGCGGCGAAATTATGGCCAGACAGCCGCCATGGCCGCGGGCTTTAACCATGCGCGGGGCGCGGTGATCGTGACGCTGGATGGCGACTTGCAAAACGACCCGGCCGATATTCCCATGCTCGTGGCCAAGCTCAACGAGGGCTATGACCTGGTAAGCGGCTGGCGCAAACATCGGCAGGACGCAGCGCTGACCCGGCTGCTGCCGTCTAAAATAGCCAACGCGCTGATCGGCTCCGTCACGGGCGTAAAGCTGCATGACTACGGCTGTTCCCTCAAAGCCTATCGGACAGAGGTGGTGGAAGACATGAACCTCTACGGCGAACTGCACCGCTTTTTGCCTGCCCTTGCCTACATCGAAGGGGCGCGAATTACTGAAGTGCCCGTGCGTCATCATGCCCGCCAGTTTGGCAAGAGTAAGTATGGGCTGGGGCGCACGGTTCGCGTGGTGATGGATCTGTTCACCATTGCCTTCATGAAAAAGTTTCTGACCCGCCCGATGCATGTGTTTGGGCTGTGGGGGCTGGTGTTGATGGGTACCAGCACGCTTGTGGGACTGTATCTGGGCTTTCTCAAGTTTGTGCGGGGGCAAGACATTGGCGATCGCCCCCTGCTGATCCTCGCGGTTGTTCTTTTCTTGGCTGGGGTGCAGTTGTTTTGCTTTGGGCTGCTGGCAGAGCTGCTGATGCGAACTTACCATGAGTCCCAAGGACGACCCATCTACCGAGTGCGCGAGGTGGCCGGGCCAGGGTCATCGCCTCCTCTGCGACAGCCGCCGAACTAA
- a CDS encoding NAD(P)/FAD-dependent oxidoreductase, translating to MTTYDWIVVGGGVAGSALAYELVKLGSSVLLLEQFAAPKNGTRYSYGGIAYWSGNTPLAQQLCQEGIEIHRQLSDELEGDTQFRELDLVLVIEPGEDVGAIAQSYRSCWIPPQPISVEFACELEPLLNPAALGGALHTTHGHVSPEATTLAYQQAFRRLGGEMRLAQVTGFVREGDRTTGITTPTGTLSATGVIVSAGGWSRILLRQAGLSVRIYFSQAELIETPPNTPTQTHTLIMPAALKRFEQEAAAGAADARWNQPNQEVVPPILDEGVIQFKDGRIRIGQVTRMISSLEPEVDAAASESALRQAVGRFLPSLKEVPGTWSRCPVAFSGDRLPLVGPVPGAEGMHLFSGFSNPFAIMPPLARRYARHLVEQPDPLLEGLSPGRFGT from the coding sequence ATGACAACGTATGACTGGATTGTGGTTGGGGGCGGGGTTGCTGGATCGGCACTGGCCTACGAGTTAGTCAAACTGGGGAGTTCTGTGCTGCTGCTAGAGCAGTTTGCTGCGCCCAAGAATGGAACACGCTATAGCTATGGTGGGATTGCCTACTGGTCGGGTAATACTCCCCTGGCTCAGCAGCTTTGCCAGGAAGGAATTGAGATTCATCGCCAGTTGTCGGACGAGCTGGAGGGAGACACGCAGTTTCGTGAACTAGACCTGGTGCTGGTGATCGAGCCAGGGGAAGATGTGGGGGCGATCGCCCAGTCCTATCGCTCGTGCTGGATTCCGCCGCAGCCCATCAGCGTAGAATTTGCCTGCGAACTGGAGCCACTGCTGAACCCGGCGGCTTTGGGTGGGGCGCTGCACACCACGCACGGCCACGTCAGCCCTGAAGCAACAACCCTGGCCTATCAGCAGGCATTTCGGCGGCTAGGCGGCGAGATGCGGCTGGCGCAGGTGACGGGTTTTGTGCGGGAGGGCGATCGCACGACGGGCATCACAACCCCAACAGGAACGCTGAGCGCGACCGGAGTCATTGTCAGCGCGGGGGGATGGAGTCGCATCCTACTGCGGCAGGCGGGGCTGTCTGTGCGGATCTACTTTTCTCAGGCAGAGCTAATTGAAACACCGCCAAATACGCCGACTCAGACGCACACGCTGATTATGCCTGCTGCGCTAAAACGCTTTGAGCAGGAGGCCGCGGCCGGTGCAGCAGATGCGCGGTGGAATCAGCCCAATCAGGAAGTCGTGCCGCCCATTCTGGACGAGGGCGTGATCCAGTTCAAAGACGGGCGGATTCGGATTGGTCAGGTGACGCGCATGATTAGCAGCTTGGAGCCGGAGGTTGATGCGGCGGCCAGCGAGTCTGCGCTACGCCAGGCCGTGGGGCGGTTCTTGCCCAGCCTCAAGGAGGTTCCGGGAACCTGGAGTCGCTGTCCTGTGGCGTTTAGTGGCGATCGCCTGCCGCTGGTGGGGCCGGTTCCCGGTGCGGAGGGGATGCATCTTTTCTCTGGGTTTAGCAATCCCTTTGCGATCATGCCGCCCCTGGCCCGCCGCTATGCCCGCCACCTGGTGGAACAGCCCGATCCACTGCTGGAGGGTCTGAGTCCGGGACGGTTTGGAACGTAG
- a CDS encoding ureidoglycolate lyase, whose amino-acid sequence MPTSVVRQLVVQPISVEAFRPFGQVIFASPDGARFGPDDAQLCLDRGIPRFYIMRLHQRGRQFSRITRHRQCTQCLGSLEGKDWLIAVAPPSELDQPELEAIAAFHIPGTCFIKLNLGTWHAGPYFDQDTVDFYNLELSDTNLIDHQTHDFRQSHGIQFELVG is encoded by the coding sequence ATGCCAACGTCAGTCGTTCGTCAGCTTGTGGTGCAGCCCATTTCGGTAGAGGCGTTTCGGCCGTTTGGGCAGGTGATTTTTGCCAGTCCTGATGGGGCGCGGTTTGGCCCCGATGATGCTCAGCTTTGTTTGGATCGGGGCATTCCTCGGTTTTACATCATGCGGCTGCACCAGCGAGGCCGGCAGTTTTCTCGGATTACGCGCCATCGGCAGTGTACCCAATGTCTGGGGTCGCTGGAGGGCAAGGATTGGCTGATTGCGGTTGCGCCGCCGTCGGAATTGGATCAGCCGGAACTGGAGGCGATCGCCGCCTTCCACATTCCGGGCACCTGCTTTATCAAGCTGAACCTGGGCACCTGGCACGCTGGCCCCTACTTCGACCAGGACACGGTGGATTTTTATAACCTGGAACTCAGCGATACCAACCTCATCGACCACCAGACCCACGACTTTCGCCAGAGCCACGGCATTCAGTTTGAATTGGTGGGCTAA
- a CDS encoding NAD(P)H-dependent glycerol-3-phosphate dehydrogenase yields MTAQPANFSAESVSAASLPKPVPLRPTVNLTVLGAGAWGGTLATLAERNGHRVRRWSRRFHAPIEDSLIGAEILVSAMSIKGVVELAPRLGQIGIDPATILVSATKGLDPETGRTPTQLWRDALPQQAIAVLSGPNLAKEIMQDLPAATVVSSSDAAAAQFVQRVFASERFRVYTNTDPLGTELGGTLKNVIAIAVGVCDGLKLGTNAKSALITRALAEIIRVGTYLGGETDTFFGLSGLGDLLATCNSPLSRNYQVGYQLAQGLSLSRVLADLEGTAEGVNTANVLFDVAQREQIPMPIAHQVYLLLNEQITPQQAVEALMERDLKSED; encoded by the coding sequence ATGACGGCTCAGCCTGCGAATTTTTCTGCGGAAAGCGTGTCTGCTGCAAGCCTGCCCAAGCCAGTACCCCTTCGACCGACCGTGAATCTGACAGTGTTGGGGGCTGGAGCTTGGGGCGGCACTCTGGCCACGCTAGCAGAGCGTAATGGGCATCGGGTGCGGCGCTGGTCGCGGCGGTTTCATGCGCCCATCGAAGACAGCCTAATCGGGGCTGAAATTTTGGTGTCTGCGATGTCGATTAAGGGCGTGGTGGAATTGGCACCGCGTTTGGGACAAATCGGAATAGACCCGGCGACTATCCTAGTCAGCGCCACCAAAGGGCTTGATCCAGAAACCGGGCGCACGCCTACCCAACTCTGGCGGGATGCCCTGCCGCAGCAGGCGATCGCCGTCCTCTCGGGCCCCAACCTGGCCAAGGAAATCATGCAAGACCTCCCGGCGGCAACGGTGGTGTCCAGCAGCGACGCGGCGGCGGCGCAGTTTGTGCAGCGGGTGTTTGCCTCCGAGCGCTTCCGGGTCTATACGAATACCGATCCACTGGGCACTGAACTGGGCGGCACGCTAAAAAACGTGATTGCGATCGCCGTGGGCGTGTGCGACGGGCTGAAACTGGGCACGAATGCCAAATCTGCCCTGATTACCCGCGCCCTGGCAGAAATCATTCGCGTGGGCACCTATCTGGGCGGCGAAACCGATACATTTTTTGGACTGTCGGGACTGGGCGACCTGCTGGCCACCTGCAATAGTCCCCTCAGCCGCAACTATCAGGTCGGCTATCAGCTTGCCCAGGGGCTTTCTCTGTCGCGGGTGCTGGCAGACCTGGAAGGCACGGCCGAAGGCGTGAATACGGCCAATGTCCTCTTTGATGTGGCCCAGCGGGAGCAAATCCCCATGCCCATCGCTCACCAAGTCTATCTGCTGTTAAATGAGCAAATCACGCCGCAGCAGGCAGTGGAAGCGCTCATGGAGCGGGATTTAAAGTCGGAAGATTAG
- a CDS encoding LabA-like NYN domain-containing protein: protein MSSVSRLSIFVDGNNMFYAQQKNGWFFDPRRVLDYFTNDPDVELINAFWYTGLKDPQDQRGFRDALISLGYTVRTKILKEYYDDNSGRYSQKANLDVEIVIDMFNTVDQYDRVILFSGDGDFERAIELLRSKSTHITVVSTEGMIARELRNVTDKYIDLNDIRDQIEKVDG, encoded by the coding sequence ATGTCATCTGTTAGCCGCCTTTCGATTTTTGTTGATGGGAACAATATGTTCTACGCTCAACAAAAAAATGGCTGGTTCTTCGACCCGCGACGAGTCCTGGATTATTTCACAAACGACCCCGACGTTGAGTTGATCAACGCTTTCTGGTACACGGGGCTGAAAGATCCGCAGGATCAGCGTGGGTTTCGAGATGCGCTAATTAGCCTGGGATACACCGTGCGAACTAAAATTTTGAAGGAGTATTACGACGACAACTCCGGGCGCTATTCCCAGAAAGCAAACCTGGATGTGGAAATCGTGATCGATATGTTCAATACGGTCGATCAGTATGACCGGGTGATCCTGTTTAGCGGCGATGGCGACTTTGAGCGGGCGATTGAACTGCTACGCTCTAAAAGCACCCATATTACAGTTGTGTCTACTGAGGGCATGATTGCCCGCGAACTGCGAAATGTGACGGATAAATACATTGACCTCAACGATATCCGCGACCAAATCGAAAAAGTGGATGGCTGA
- a CDS encoding sulfurtransferase: protein MTADWLLAHLDDPSVAIADCRFSLMEPDLGRQQYYQGHIPGAVYFDLNADLSGPVQRHGGRHPLPHPDALAQTLAAAGITRGETWVIAYDDSRLGFASRFWWLLRYLGHDRVAVLDGGFAHWQAAGYPVTAATAPSTPRQAGQFVPALRPEMVVDIETVKRRKDRAGVVLVDSREGDRYRGEREPIDPIAGHIPGAVNYPWQGVTDDRGRVLSVEVQRQRWQDLSKTKTNADTNADTNTDTNEIDEVEEIIVYCGSGVTACVNLLSLEMAGRGSQSKLYAGSWSDWCSYLVDESGTPPG from the coding sequence GTGACCGCAGACTGGCTGCTGGCTCATCTGGATGATCCGAGCGTGGCGATCGCCGACTGTCGGTTCTCGCTGATGGAGCCAGACTTGGGGCGGCAGCAGTATTACCAAGGCCACATTCCGGGTGCGGTGTATTTTGACCTGAATGCTGACCTGTCGGGGCCCGTGCAGCGCCACGGCGGCCGCCATCCCCTGCCCCACCCAGACGCTCTGGCGCAAACCCTGGCGGCAGCGGGCATTACCCGCGGCGAAACCTGGGTGATTGCCTATGATGACTCCCGTTTGGGCTTTGCGTCTCGGTTTTGGTGGCTGTTGCGGTATCTGGGGCATGATCGGGTGGCGGTGCTAGACGGTGGCTTCGCGCACTGGCAGGCGGCAGGATATCCTGTGACAGCGGCGACTGCGCCCAGCACCCCACGGCAGGCAGGGCAGTTTGTGCCTGCGTTACGCCCAGAGATGGTAGTGGATATTGAAACGGTGAAGCGGCGCAAAGATCGAGCAGGCGTGGTGCTGGTGGATTCGCGGGAGGGCGATCGCTATCGAGGAGAGCGCGAACCCATCGATCCGATCGCGGGGCATATTCCTGGCGCGGTCAACTATCCCTGGCAGGGCGTGACAGACGATCGGGGCAGGGTACTCTCCGTTGAGGTGCAGCGTCAGCGCTGGCAGGATTTATCCAAGACCAAGACTAATGCCGATACCAATGCTGATACCAATACCGATACCAACGAGATTGATGAAGTGGAGGAGATTATTGTCTACTGCGGCTCTGGCGTGACGGCTTGTGTCAACCTGCTGTCGCTGGAGATGGCAGGGCGGGGCAGCCAGAGCAAGCTTTATGCTGGAAGCTGGAGTGACTGGTGTTCGTATTTAGTTGATGAATCGGGAACGCCACCGGGGTAG